One Brassica oleracea var. oleracea cultivar TO1000 chromosome C7, BOL, whole genome shotgun sequence genomic window carries:
- the LOC106303251 gene encoding uncharacterized mitochondrial protein AtMg00810-like: MTKEFEMSMVGELKYFLGLQIQQTEEGVFISQSTYAKALLKRFQLDRCKEEKTPMSSTNKSCKDEEGELEDTKLYRGMIGSLLYLTASRPDLSLSVGICARYQAKPKKSHLEATKRIIRYVEDTVNLGIYYSKGSNGIGLEV; encoded by the coding sequence ATGACCAAAGAGTTTGAGATGAGCATGGTGGGAGAGTTGAAATATTTCCTAGGGCTACAAATACAACAGACAGAGGAAGGTGTTTTCATCTCGCAAAGTACCTATGCAAAGGCACTACTGAAGAGGTTTCAACTGGATCGCTGCAAGGAGGAAAAAACTCCAATGAGCTCGACAAACAAAAGTTGCAAAGATGAAGAGGGTGAACTAGAGGACACAAAGCTGTATAGAGGGATGATCGGAAGCCTACTTTATTTGACGGCTAGTCGACCAGATCTAAGTCTAAGTGTGGGGATATGTGCTAGGTACCAAGCAAAGCCAAAGAAGTCTCATCTGGAGGCTACTAAGAGAATCATTCGATATGTCGAAGACACAGTTAACCTTGGGATCTACTACTCAAAGGGATCAAATGGGATTGGGCTGGAAGTGTAG